One stretch of Leptospira mtsangambouensis DNA includes these proteins:
- a CDS encoding helix-turn-helix domain-containing protein encodes MEKVNHFRNYREKRKLTRVELSEKLNIPRSALELLESDDWIRSKFDYVVLVAKELGLSLIDLIKQEFDYDLEKEFFNEEEFEEIVARYANARVTLILSELKLFCRNAKVRLDDFDITELSFSMGNLHKLITLNQKLERNELTSKEALAEFPPKWGKFSNRIK; translated from the coding sequence ATGGAAAAAGTTAATCATTTCAGAAACTACAGAGAAAAACGAAAACTGACACGAGTTGAATTATCAGAAAAATTGAATATTCCTCGTTCCGCATTAGAACTTTTAGAATCCGATGATTGGATCCGGTCCAAGTTTGATTATGTCGTTTTAGTTGCTAAAGAACTTGGCCTCTCTCTGATTGATCTCATCAAACAAGAATTCGATTATGATTTAGAAAAAGAATTTTTTAATGAAGAAGAATTCGAAGAGATCGTAGCTCGTTATGCCAACGCAAGGGTCACATTAATTTTATCCGAACTCAAACTATTCTGCCGAAATGCCAAAGTTCGTTTGGATGATTTTGATATCACAGAACTTTCCTTTTCGATGGGAAACCTACACAAACTCATCACTCTAAATCAAAAATTAGAAAGAAATGAATTAACTTCCAAAGAAGCACTCGCTGAATTTCCACCTAAATGGGGAAAATTCAGCAATCGAATCAAATAG
- the fliG gene encoding flagellar motor switch protein FliG yields MINKKPSLTGRQKAAIFLVAVGNEVASEIFKHLREDEIEQITFEIARLDKITPEDKEKVLVEFNELMMAQEFITNGGIDFARGLLEKALGNQKAIDIINRLTSSLQVRPFDFIRRTDPAHLLNFIQGEHPQTIALILSYLDPQKASNILSNLPHQIQAEVAKRIATMDRVSPDVLREVERVLERKLSTLASEDYTSAGGIDSVVEILNLVDRGTEKTIIEALEEEDPELAEEIKKRMFVFEDIVLLDDRAIQKVMREVDNTDLAKALKSVDSEVQDKIFKNMSKRAANLLREDMDFMGPVRLKDVEDAQQKIVNIIRKLEEAGEIVVARAGEDELVV; encoded by the coding sequence ATGATCAATAAGAAGCCATCGCTTACAGGAAGACAAAAGGCCGCCATCTTTTTGGTTGCGGTTGGAAACGAAGTGGCCTCCGAAATCTTCAAACACCTCCGAGAAGACGAGATCGAACAAATTACGTTCGAAATTGCTCGTTTAGATAAGATCACTCCAGAAGATAAAGAGAAGGTGCTCGTAGAGTTCAATGAACTCATGATGGCCCAAGAGTTTATCACCAATGGTGGTATTGACTTTGCACGTGGACTACTCGAAAAAGCTCTCGGAAACCAGAAAGCCATCGATATCATCAACCGGTTGACATCGTCCTTACAAGTAAGGCCCTTTGACTTCATTCGTAGAACGGACCCTGCCCACCTCCTCAACTTTATCCAGGGGGAACATCCGCAGACCATCGCCCTCATTCTTTCTTATTTGGATCCGCAAAAAGCATCCAATATCCTTTCGAACTTGCCACACCAGATCCAAGCGGAAGTGGCAAAACGAATCGCAACCATGGACCGTGTATCACCAGACGTACTCCGCGAAGTAGAACGGGTGTTAGAACGTAAACTCTCCACTCTTGCTTCTGAGGATTATACCTCTGCTGGGGGTATTGATTCTGTAGTAGAAATTTTGAACTTGGTAGACCGGGGAACAGAGAAAACCATCATCGAAGCCCTGGAAGAAGAAGATCCAGAACTTGCCGAAGAGATCAAAAAACGGATGTTCGTATTCGAAGATATTGTTTTACTTGATGACCGTGCGATCCAAAAGGTAATGCGCGAAGTCGATAACACCGATTTGGCGAAAGCGTTAAAATCTGTAGATTCTGAAGTACAAGATAAAATCTTTAAAAACATGTCAAAACGTGCTGCTAACTTACTCCGCGAGGATATGGACTTTATGGGTCCAGTTCGTTTGAAAGACGTGGAAGATGCGCAGCAAAAGATTGTAAACATCATCCGTAAACTGGAAGAAGCGGGCGAGATCGTTGTGGCTCGTGCGGGAGAAGACGAACTTGTAGTCTAA
- a CDS encoding TetR/AcrR family transcriptional regulator: MGKKGLETKQKMIEVMSGLLEETGYEATGLTELGKETGTPKGSLYFHFPGGKDELTSLALLHSGNQLNLFFQSVLNNSDSPTQAIKQVFHALETRIISSDYKKGCPIATTAMETSGSVPTVSNVCAEVYSLWLKTFENYLIEEGYTSRLAKNLSLSLLSLWEGALLLAKLQKSPEPLRVAAKTAELLFKQN; encoded by the coding sequence GTGGGCAAAAAAGGTTTAGAAACCAAACAAAAAATGATCGAAGTCATGTCGGGACTTTTGGAAGAAACAGGGTATGAAGCAACGGGACTTACGGAACTTGGGAAGGAAACGGGAACACCCAAAGGTTCTCTCTATTTTCATTTCCCAGGTGGAAAAGATGAACTCACAAGCCTTGCCCTGCTGCATTCTGGGAACCAATTGAATTTGTTTTTCCAATCAGTTCTTAACAATTCAGATTCTCCAACCCAAGCCATCAAACAAGTGTTTCATGCTTTAGAAACCCGTATTATCTCCAGTGATTATAAAAAAGGCTGCCCCATTGCCACAACTGCAATGGAAACTTCCGGCTCCGTTCCGACAGTTTCAAATGTCTGTGCAGAAGTTTATTCTCTCTGGTTAAAAACATTTGAGAATTATTTAATCGAGGAAGGTTATACAAGTCGATTGGCTAAAAATCTTTCCCTTTCTCTGCTTTCGTTATGGGAAGGTGCTTTGTTATTGGCAAAACTACAAAAATCACCAGAGCCATTGCGAGTGGCCGCAAAAACTGCTGAATTACTTTTCAAACAAAACTAA